From the Trabulsiella odontotermitis genome, the window ATGAAAGTAGCGGTAATTAATTACAGTGGCAGCGTTGGTAAAACCTTAATTTCATCCTACCTGTTAGCCCCGCGTCTGACTGGAGCAAAATTCTATGCGGTTGAAACTATCAACCAGTCTGCTTCCGATCTGGGGATTGAGAATGTTTCCATTTTTAAAGGTGATGACTTTTCACGGTTGATTGAAGATATTGTTTTTGAAGATGCCGGGATTATTGATATTGGTGCGTCAAACGTAGAAGCGTTCCTGATGGCAATGTCCCGCTTTGACAGTGGCGCGAATGAATTTGATAAGTATGTAATCCCGGTTACGCCTGATAATAAGGCCATTGATGAAAGCCTGAAAACAGCACATACGTTAAGTAAGGCAGGTGTAAGCAGCGATAAAATCATCTTTGTTCCAAACCGCATTAGTCCAGATAGTGAAGTAGAGGATGTACTGGCGCCGGTATTTGAATTTGTCAAACGAACGAAAGTTGGCAAAATCAGCAAGAAATCTGTTATTTATAACAGTGAAGTTTTCGAATATCTCGCGTATCACCGTATCTCATTCGAAGCATTGACCGCTGAAGATCCAGAAGAATTTAAAGCCCGCGCTAAACAAACAACGGATGCTGACGAGCGCAAAAAACTGGCCCGCCGTTATACCTACATGAAACAGGCAATTCCTGTTAAAGCTAATCTCGATAAAGCATATGCGGCTTTAATGGGAGAATAAAATGGAAAAGCAGCCAGATAAATTTGAAGTTCTGATGGATTGGTTTTTAGGTGACGCGAAGGAAATCACCGCAAGTCAGAAAGAAATGACTGAGATACTTTCTGCGCTTTCGGAAAAGCTGGCAAAAGACACCGAAAGTTTAGGAGAGACGGCAGACTCTCTTAAACGGACTTTAGTAGAAAACCAGCGTTCAATTAGCCTGGCAATTAGTGATGATGCTAAGGCGCGTGAGGAATTTCTGACGAAGTTCCGCCGCGCGCAGGCGTCCAGAGCTGAGACGTTAACCCGTCAGATCCTTTTTATTACAGCTGGCTGCACTATTGTGGGCGCCGCCGTGGGTGCCGCGATAGCCATAATTCTACTGAGATAATGTAAACCGGGCATGTCCCGGTTTTTTTTCAAGCGAAGCGCGGAGGCCGCAGGCCGGAGGCATTAGTGGCCGCCGCCCGAAGGGGCGAGACGCGTAGCGGCTCGATGCGCAGCACGGCAGAACGGCCCCGCAGGGGTAATGCCCGGTTTAATTCAACGTGACAGTCACGTGGAGGAAAAATATGAATGACCGACAGCGTGAACAAGCCCGTATTCGCCAGGCCCGGCGCCGCGCGCGACTCAAAGAGGAAGGCGCTAGCGTGACAGTCACGCTAACAAAACAGGAAGAAGCAATGTTACAGGAGCTTTGCCGGGTTCGTCGTCCAGGACGAACAGCCTATTCCACGAATGAGTTTTTCCAACTGCTGCTGATCCGAAACTGGCAACAGTGGCAGGAGCAAAAGGCGCAGCTGGGGAAATGCCAGGCTTGCGGAAAGCTGAAAGCGGAGGGAGGTTGCGGCGGCGAACGGCAGAGCGAAACCTTTAACTGCTGGCTAGCCGTCGAAGCAAACGAGCTTAATGTGTAGTGTA encodes:
- the stbB gene encoding StbB family protein, encoding MKVAVINYSGSVGKTLISSYLLAPRLTGAKFYAVETINQSASDLGIENVSIFKGDDFSRLIEDIVFEDAGIIDIGASNVEAFLMAMSRFDSGANEFDKYVIPVTPDNKAIDESLKTAHTLSKAGVSSDKIIFVPNRISPDSEVEDVLAPVFEFVKRTKVGKISKKSVIYNSEVFEYLAYHRISFEALTAEDPEEFKARAKQTTDADERKKLARRYTYMKQAIPVKANLDKAYAALMGE
- the stbC gene encoding plasmid stabilization protein StbC: MEKQPDKFEVLMDWFLGDAKEITASQKEMTEILSALSEKLAKDTESLGETADSLKRTLVENQRSISLAISDDAKAREEFLTKFRRAQASRAETLTRQILFITAGCTIVGAAVGAAIAIILLR